In Paenarthrobacter sp. GOM3, a single window of DNA contains:
- a CDS encoding DinB family protein, producing the protein MDDKATLLTYLRSRREDLLGKVEDLSEYDARRPMTPTGTNLLGLVKHVASVQLDYFGVTFGRPSGRELPWFADGAEPDGDMWVPASESREEIIELHRFSAEHSDATIEALPLDAAGVVPWWSGDRAHVTLHQILVHMCVETARHAGHADILRELIDGSAGQRPGDLSVPGKSPEEWAAYRARIEQAAVEAGNGNR; encoded by the coding sequence ATGGATGACAAAGCGACGCTGCTCACATACCTCAGGAGCCGGCGGGAGGACCTCCTCGGCAAAGTTGAGGACCTCAGCGAGTACGACGCCCGCAGGCCCATGACACCCACCGGCACTAACCTTTTGGGGCTCGTGAAGCACGTGGCCAGCGTCCAGTTGGACTACTTCGGTGTGACCTTCGGACGGCCCAGTGGCCGAGAACTGCCGTGGTTCGCCGATGGTGCCGAGCCCGATGGGGACATGTGGGTTCCAGCCAGCGAAAGCCGCGAAGAGATCATCGAACTGCATCGCTTCTCCGCTGAGCACAGCGACGCCACCATCGAGGCACTGCCTTTGGATGCGGCGGGCGTGGTGCCCTGGTGGTCCGGCGACAGGGCCCACGTAACGCTCCACCAGATCCTGGTGCACATGTGCGTCGAAACGGCCCGCCATGCCGGGCACGCGGACATCCTCCGCGAACTCATAGACGGTTCAGCAGGCCAGCGGCCAGGGGACCTGAGCGTTCCGGGAAAGTCCCCGGAGGAATGGGCGGCGTACCGGGCCCGCATCGAGCAGGCGGCCGTGGAGGCTGGCAACGGCAACCGGTGA
- a CDS encoding sensor histidine kinase has protein sequence MKDNDVGDPMDQSAALSEVMAVKGIIQDQHPVDFYALGVAGCIDRLAAPLRRAGVTVHWHTPHHGIEISSSAAALLYHVAQEAFSNTLNYAGASELTIRLNAVYHGIQLTITDDGSGFEIHAAPSGRRHGFGLLMMSIAVHDAGGTVDIDSEVGRGTSVRVTLPLD, from the coding sequence ATGAAAGACAACGATGTGGGGGACCCAATGGACCAGTCAGCAGCTCTCAGTGAGGTGATGGCCGTCAAAGGCATCATCCAGGATCAGCACCCCGTGGATTTCTACGCGCTGGGCGTTGCGGGATGCATCGACCGGCTGGCTGCTCCGCTGCGTAGGGCCGGTGTAACAGTGCATTGGCACACCCCGCACCACGGAATCGAGATCTCCTCTTCCGCTGCGGCACTTTTGTATCACGTGGCCCAGGAAGCGTTCAGCAACACCCTCAACTACGCAGGAGCCAGCGAGCTCACCATCCGCCTGAACGCGGTGTACCACGGCATCCAGCTCACCATCACCGATGATGGCAGCGGCTTCGAAATCCATGCAGCACCCAGCGGACGTCGCCACGGATTTGGGCTCCTTATGATGTCGATCGCAGTGCACGACGCCGGCGGGACAGTGGACATCGACTCCGAGGTTGGACGGGGCACCAGCGTGAGGGTCACCCTTCCTCTCGATTGA
- a CDS encoding transglycosylase domain-containing protein — translation MARNKGRKPALGKVLLRIFGFFLVSILCGVLISGFVVPVVAFTSTTVGGSIGFYESLPSELNVDSPSLSSTVVTADGQHIATFYAENRVKVPLEEMSPFIREAIVAIEDSRFYEHPGVDAQGIMRALTSNLTKGTHQGASTLTQQYVTNVLNESRLSEGKPEDVVLSGEKTMGDKLREIKLALELEKRFSKDQILEGYLNIVFFNRNAYGIEAASRYFFSTSAKDLTLPQAALLAGLVNGPSIYDPTVDPEAALTRRNLVLDRMLEQGKITAVDHGVAVATPVELNITPSMQGCAGASIATYFCDYVSHLILNNEAYGSTLEERERLLYRGGLTITTTLDSRLQAAAQKQVDASAGDNPDKWGAAMTTVQPGTGKILAMAQNTVFVPEEGKYDTQLNFNVDAKDENGYDLNGAGGFQPGSTMKPFIYAEWLNEGKNPTAVVDASRRVYPIGFPWRDSCGKVLGGYSTAQKAANLGADDDLQNNDVGYYRPMPINYGLYNSINTATFATAAQLDFCGIQRMVDTVGLHSGLDNAPVNMHQIGNLLGSIGVAPVVLASAYATFANDGTYCAPIAITEISDAQGRQYEAQEPECRDAVKPAVARGVNAVLQDVLKMGSGVYIEPKVQSQVPVAAKTGTSNNNGATWVAGFTTALATASFFGDTSAGQQRAGQNVTINGKFYKSLDGYMIAGPQWANYMMEATALYPSGPFPAPAPPPPPAPVTTAPAAPR, via the coding sequence ATGGCGCGGAACAAGGGTCGTAAGCCAGCTCTCGGAAAGGTCCTGCTCAGGATCTTCGGATTCTTTCTCGTGAGTATCCTCTGCGGCGTGCTGATCTCCGGGTTCGTGGTGCCCGTGGTCGCTTTCACCAGCACCACGGTGGGTGGATCCATCGGGTTCTACGAGAGCCTGCCCAGCGAACTTAACGTGGACTCGCCCTCCCTTTCCAGCACCGTGGTCACGGCAGACGGCCAGCACATTGCCACCTTTTATGCCGAGAATCGGGTGAAGGTTCCGCTGGAGGAAATGTCGCCGTTTATCCGGGAAGCGATCGTCGCCATTGAGGACAGCCGGTTCTACGAGCACCCTGGTGTGGATGCCCAAGGCATCATGAGGGCGTTGACCTCAAACCTGACCAAGGGCACCCATCAGGGAGCCTCCACCTTGACGCAGCAGTACGTCACCAATGTGCTCAACGAGTCGCGGCTCTCGGAGGGAAAGCCTGAGGATGTTGTCCTCAGCGGCGAAAAGACAATGGGCGACAAACTGCGCGAAATCAAGCTGGCCCTGGAACTGGAAAAGCGGTTCAGCAAGGACCAAATCCTCGAGGGCTACCTGAACATTGTCTTCTTCAACCGGAACGCCTACGGCATTGAAGCGGCGTCGCGCTATTTCTTCAGTACTTCCGCCAAGGACCTGACCCTGCCGCAGGCCGCGCTCCTGGCCGGCTTGGTGAATGGCCCCAGTATCTATGACCCTACGGTGGACCCGGAGGCAGCGCTGACACGCAGGAACCTGGTGCTGGACCGGATGCTGGAGCAAGGGAAGATCACCGCCGTTGACCATGGAGTCGCCGTAGCAACACCGGTGGAGCTCAACATCACGCCCTCAATGCAGGGCTGCGCGGGAGCATCCATCGCCACGTACTTCTGCGATTACGTTTCGCATCTCATCCTCAACAACGAGGCCTACGGCTCAACCTTGGAGGAACGCGAACGGCTCCTGTACCGCGGCGGCCTCACCATCACCACCACGCTGGACAGCCGGCTCCAGGCCGCCGCCCAAAAACAAGTGGACGCCTCGGCCGGTGACAATCCTGACAAGTGGGGTGCGGCCATGACCACGGTGCAGCCCGGCACCGGCAAGATCCTTGCCATGGCCCAGAACACCGTGTTCGTGCCGGAGGAAGGAAAGTACGATACCCAGCTGAACTTCAACGTGGACGCCAAGGATGAGAACGGCTACGACCTCAACGGTGCCGGGGGCTTCCAGCCTGGGTCAACCATGAAGCCGTTCATCTATGCGGAGTGGCTCAACGAAGGCAAGAATCCAACCGCAGTAGTTGACGCCTCCCGCAGGGTCTACCCCATCGGATTCCCGTGGCGTGACAGTTGCGGAAAGGTACTCGGTGGCTACAGCACGGCCCAGAAAGCGGCCAACCTTGGTGCCGACGATGACCTGCAAAACAACGACGTCGGCTACTACCGTCCCATGCCCATCAACTACGGGCTCTACAACTCGATCAATACGGCCACGTTCGCTACTGCCGCGCAACTGGACTTCTGCGGTATCCAGCGGATGGTGGACACGGTGGGCCTGCACAGCGGCCTGGACAACGCGCCGGTCAACATGCACCAGATCGGCAACCTGCTCGGTTCCATCGGAGTGGCCCCCGTGGTCCTGGCGAGCGCTTACGCCACGTTCGCCAACGACGGTACCTACTGCGCTCCCATCGCCATCACCGAAATCAGCGACGCGCAGGGGCGGCAGTACGAGGCCCAGGAACCCGAATGCCGGGATGCGGTCAAACCTGCTGTTGCCCGCGGAGTTAATGCGGTATTGCAGGACGTCCTGAAGATGGGGTCCGGCGTCTACATCGAGCCCAAGGTGCAGAGCCAGGTCCCTGTTGCAGCGAAAACGGGAACCTCCAACAACAACGGAGCAACGTGGGTGGCAGGCTTCACGACGGCGCTGGCCACGGCGTCGTTCTTCGGGGATACCTCGGCCGGCCAGCAACGGGCGGGCCAGAACGTCACCATCAACGGCAAGTTCTACAAGTCGCTGGATGGCTACATGATCGCCGGTCCGCAGTGGGCCAACTACATGATGGAAGCCACTGCCCTCTATCCCAGTGGTCCCTTCCCCGCGCCGGCTCCCCCACCACCGCCCGCTCCCGTTACCACTGCGCCCGCCGCTCCGCGGTAG
- a CDS encoding FAD-dependent oxidoreductase: protein MNTKLPLPTVDCDVLVIGSGAGGLSAAVTAAYHGLKVIVVEKAEVCGGATSWSGGWAWAPGNPLAKKEGVNEDKETFRTYLRGVLGDDYQSDKVDAFLEAAPHMVGFFHEKTSLQFVPGSKINDIYGKLPGAGTGNRSVGPKPLNARAITPAVRGKMRHQLYETSFLGMGIMAGPDLGKFLSASQGNPKGLFHAGWRFGFHLLDLLTHRRNMQLVNGTALTGRLMKSADALGVDIRVSTPATALLSDEEGKVTGAVVRSPEGGLQINAGRGVVLASGGFPNDVQRRKELFPKTPTGREHWTLAPRETTGDGINLAQSMGASFKTAVKSPAAWCPVSLVPYRYGRTGVFPHIIDRAKPGSIGVRADGKRFVNEANGYYDYVEALLAATPEGEAVESWQIADSRFVRRFPLGMAKPLPVPLFPYMRSGYLIKGRTIEELAEKCGIDPAGLRRTVAGFNANARAGVDPDFGRGETAFNRYGGDAGNKPNPSLGPIEKGPFYAVRVVPGSFGTFAGVETDGRSRALNHDGEPIPGLYVTGNDQANVMGGHYPAGGINLGPALTFGYIAGRDLAGVVTYEDDGTGAAEHMAL from the coding sequence ATGAACACCAAGCTACCTTTGCCCACCGTGGACTGCGACGTCCTGGTTATCGGCTCAGGCGCCGGAGGCCTTTCAGCGGCAGTGACGGCGGCGTATCACGGACTGAAAGTCATCGTGGTGGAAAAGGCCGAGGTGTGCGGCGGTGCAACATCCTGGTCCGGCGGCTGGGCTTGGGCGCCGGGCAATCCCCTCGCCAAGAAGGAGGGGGTCAACGAGGATAAGGAGACCTTCCGAACCTACCTCCGCGGGGTACTCGGGGACGACTATCAGTCCGACAAAGTGGACGCATTCCTCGAAGCTGCTCCACACATGGTGGGCTTCTTCCACGAGAAAACATCCCTGCAGTTCGTTCCCGGCAGCAAGATCAACGACATCTACGGCAAGCTGCCCGGCGCCGGCACAGGCAACCGCTCCGTTGGACCCAAACCGCTGAACGCCCGCGCCATTACGCCCGCCGTGCGCGGCAAGATGCGGCACCAACTGTACGAAACATCGTTCCTCGGCATGGGCATCATGGCCGGCCCGGACCTGGGCAAATTCCTCTCGGCATCGCAGGGAAACCCCAAAGGGCTTTTCCATGCGGGCTGGCGTTTCGGCTTCCATCTCCTGGACCTGCTGACCCATCGCCGCAACATGCAACTGGTCAACGGCACGGCTCTTACCGGCAGGCTCATGAAATCGGCTGATGCCCTCGGCGTCGACATCCGCGTTTCCACGCCAGCCACAGCGTTGCTCAGCGACGAAGAGGGCAAGGTGACAGGCGCCGTCGTGCGTTCGCCGGAAGGTGGGCTGCAAATCAACGCGGGTCGCGGCGTCGTGCTGGCGTCCGGCGGGTTCCCCAACGATGTGCAGCGACGCAAGGAGTTGTTCCCCAAAACCCCAACGGGCCGCGAGCACTGGACGCTCGCGCCGCGGGAGACCACCGGCGACGGCATCAACCTGGCCCAGTCGATGGGGGCCAGCTTCAAGACTGCGGTGAAATCGCCGGCCGCGTGGTGTCCGGTGTCCTTGGTGCCGTACCGCTATGGCAGGACGGGGGTGTTCCCGCACATCATTGACCGCGCCAAGCCGGGCAGCATCGGTGTCCGTGCGGACGGAAAGCGGTTCGTGAACGAGGCCAACGGCTACTACGACTACGTCGAGGCACTTCTCGCCGCGACGCCCGAAGGCGAGGCCGTGGAGTCGTGGCAGATCGCGGACAGCCGTTTTGTCCGCAGGTTCCCGCTGGGCATGGCCAAGCCCCTGCCCGTGCCCCTTTTCCCGTACATGCGTTCGGGATACCTGATCAAAGGCAGGACAATCGAGGAGCTGGCGGAGAAATGCGGGATAGACCCGGCCGGTCTGCGCCGAACTGTGGCCGGATTCAATGCCAACGCGCGTGCCGGCGTCGACCCCGACTTCGGCCGGGGCGAGACCGCCTTCAACCGGTACGGCGGCGATGCCGGCAACAAGCCCAACCCGTCGTTGGGTCCGATCGAAAAGGGTCCGTTCTACGCGGTGCGCGTGGTTCCCGGTAGCTTCGGGACGTTTGCCGGTGTGGAGACGGACGGCCGCAGCCGCGCCCTCAACCACGACGGCGAACCCATCCCCGGTTTATACGTCACCGGCAACGACCAAGCCAACGTCATGGGCGGGCACTATCCCGCAGGCGGCATCAACCTCGGCCCCGCGCTGACGTTCGGCTACATCGCGGGCCGGGATCTCGCGGGCGTGGTCACGTATGAGGACGACGGCACCGGCGCGGCAGAGCACATGGCGTTGTGA
- a CDS encoding sugar phosphate isomerase/epimerase family protein, producing MTVADTLASLGTAVLIVGPQAALAPESGRRAKILAVPRLEANPKVRIFLSSTIEEFDGTQVRISRAGVEDQWIDAPGELLVSRSVLPLDGSVSHEEREAGLSLAASVPVALAGTVVDTAPAIVSNAVKSGYDAAQRIAAALAGSGIAGAEFAGTVPDRRSFPAKSHASGEFGAQAGETQPRRLGLAQLSLVGTAPPDLVTIAANAGFDFIGARVRPVTASERPYDLQPGSPMLRETLARMADTGITVEDIEFLLLDGTGLQNGADQRQAWLQMMEAGQALGASTLTVACADPDLDRFGDHLAQMTLDGKAYGIVPTLEPIAYQAVRSIPQAAALARRAGCKIVVDALHFNRFGGSSEQLEAAADLVPLIQLCDGPLSPPVTRDGLITESRSERGVPGEGEFNLATLIAAFPAGTPVSVETPSDRRVAALGGSGWATHLKAAAGSVLRTTAINTEALTGSTK from the coding sequence ATGACTGTTGCGGACACCCTCGCTTCCCTGGGCACAGCCGTGCTGATCGTGGGCCCACAAGCAGCGCTGGCTCCTGAGTCAGGGCGGCGCGCCAAGATCCTTGCCGTGCCACGGCTTGAGGCCAATCCAAAGGTGCGGATCTTCCTGTCCAGCACCATCGAGGAGTTCGACGGCACCCAGGTCCGGATCAGTCGAGCGGGTGTTGAGGACCAGTGGATTGACGCGCCGGGGGAGCTCCTGGTGTCGCGTTCCGTGCTGCCGCTGGATGGTTCCGTCTCGCACGAGGAACGGGAAGCAGGGCTCAGCCTGGCCGCGTCCGTACCGGTCGCGCTGGCCGGGACTGTTGTTGATACGGCTCCGGCCATCGTGTCCAACGCTGTGAAGAGCGGGTACGACGCAGCCCAACGCATCGCCGCCGCGTTGGCCGGAAGTGGGATCGCGGGAGCCGAGTTCGCGGGAACGGTGCCAGATCGCCGGAGCTTTCCAGCGAAGTCGCATGCTTCCGGCGAATTCGGCGCTCAGGCGGGCGAGACTCAGCCCCGGCGGCTCGGATTGGCCCAGCTTTCCCTGGTGGGTACCGCGCCCCCGGACCTGGTGACCATCGCAGCCAACGCCGGATTCGACTTCATTGGCGCGCGGGTCCGGCCGGTCACTGCTTCGGAGCGCCCCTATGACCTTCAGCCGGGCTCACCCATGCTTCGCGAAACCCTGGCCCGCATGGCTGACACAGGGATCACGGTTGAAGACATCGAGTTCCTGCTCTTGGACGGAACGGGGCTGCAGAACGGTGCTGACCAGCGCCAGGCGTGGCTTCAGATGATGGAGGCAGGCCAAGCCCTGGGTGCCTCGACCCTGACGGTGGCATGCGCGGACCCAGACCTCGATCGCTTTGGTGATCACCTCGCGCAGATGACCCTGGATGGCAAAGCCTATGGGATCGTGCCCACCTTGGAACCCATCGCCTACCAGGCCGTCCGTTCCATACCGCAGGCGGCAGCGCTGGCACGCCGGGCGGGCTGCAAGATCGTAGTGGATGCCCTCCACTTCAACCGCTTCGGGGGTTCATCGGAACAACTTGAGGCCGCTGCGGATCTGGTTCCGCTGATCCAACTTTGCGACGGGCCTTTGTCTCCGCCCGTCACCAGGGACGGACTGATCACAGAGTCCCGTTCCGAGCGCGGCGTCCCCGGGGAAGGCGAATTCAACCTTGCGACCCTCATAGCTGCGTTCCCCGCAGGTACTCCGGTCAGTGTCGAAACGCCATCGGACCGCCGGGTCGCCGCACTAGGCGGATCCGGATGGGCCACACACCTCAAAGCGGCAGCCGGATCTGTCCTCAGAACAACAGCAATCAACACCGAAGCACTTACCGGGAGCACCAAATGA
- a CDS encoding FAD-dependent oxidoreductase: MAQARIAGTPVTLGRNGRTPKTLRNRLASAPMERNYGTTDGYITEQYIDYLVTRAKAGLGMVTTEATYVRADGKGRTHQLGLHTDDMVPGLRRLTDALHAEGALAAVELNHGGRTAQAAVSGFKNLAPSPIPCPTAGGEVPRELTAAECYELVAAYAAAARRAVAAGFDVINLHGAHGYLIHQFMSPISNHRTDEFAAPEFFMNLVIDAVREAVPDTIVGMRVSVVEGPADGISAEQQVAIVAKAHLDKLDFLDISAGSYDAGEWIVQSGEWKPGILADYAKAYRQFGLPLGMAGRLNSPEIIEEVLAEGTCDFVSLARAIHADPAFVGGVLRGERYRPCIACNVCIDNLGLGQVTCTVNPAVGRSRVPVPTPAVRPASRVLVVGAGPAGLTAARELAEAGARVTLMDDGVRPGGQFAMAERMKSTRTFIALPIGPVRKTSGWAWRSAWEPTLTPPTPASWPATSAPMLCSSQPVGFGRRQGLSEPTRRGCRMSGHGWPPTRTFSTPVRRVPRVSLLRL; the protein is encoded by the coding sequence ATGGCACAGGCAAGAATCGCCGGAACACCCGTGACCCTTGGCCGCAACGGCCGCACCCCCAAGACACTCCGCAACCGCCTCGCCTCCGCCCCCATGGAGCGCAACTACGGGACCACGGACGGCTACATCACCGAGCAATACATCGACTACCTGGTGACACGCGCCAAAGCCGGACTCGGCATGGTCACCACCGAAGCCACGTACGTCCGGGCCGACGGCAAGGGCCGTACCCACCAGCTCGGCCTGCACACCGATGACATGGTCCCCGGACTGCGCCGCCTCACCGACGCCTTGCACGCCGAAGGTGCGCTCGCTGCCGTCGAACTTAATCACGGCGGCCGCACGGCGCAGGCCGCAGTTTCCGGGTTCAAGAACCTCGCGCCGTCGCCGATTCCATGCCCGACGGCAGGTGGTGAGGTACCGCGGGAACTCACCGCTGCCGAGTGTTACGAGCTCGTGGCAGCGTACGCGGCCGCGGCCCGCCGCGCTGTTGCCGCCGGCTTCGACGTCATCAACCTCCACGGGGCGCACGGGTACCTGATCCACCAGTTCATGTCGCCCATTTCCAACCACCGCACGGACGAGTTCGCGGCTCCGGAGTTCTTCATGAACCTGGTCATCGACGCCGTGCGGGAGGCCGTGCCTGACACGATCGTGGGCATGCGGGTTTCCGTGGTGGAAGGTCCTGCCGACGGTATCAGCGCCGAGCAGCAGGTGGCCATCGTCGCCAAGGCACACCTGGACAAGCTCGACTTCCTGGACATCTCGGCCGGCAGTTACGACGCCGGTGAATGGATCGTGCAGTCGGGGGAGTGGAAGCCCGGAATCCTGGCCGATTATGCCAAGGCCTACCGGCAGTTCGGGCTCCCCTTGGGCATGGCTGGGCGTTTGAATTCGCCGGAGATCATTGAAGAAGTCCTGGCCGAGGGCACGTGCGACTTCGTGAGCCTGGCCCGCGCGATCCATGCCGACCCTGCCTTTGTCGGGGGCGTCCTTCGGGGCGAACGCTACCGGCCCTGCATCGCGTGCAACGTCTGCATCGATAACCTCGGGCTCGGCCAGGTCACCTGTACGGTCAACCCTGCCGTTGGACGCTCGCGGGTGCCGGTTCCTACTCCTGCTGTTCGTCCGGCGTCCCGGGTGTTGGTGGTGGGTGCCGGACCTGCGGGCCTCACTGCTGCCCGCGAACTCGCCGAAGCCGGCGCCCGAGTGACGCTCATGGACGACGGCGTGCGGCCAGGTGGGCAGTTTGCCATGGCTGAGCGCATGAAATCGACGCGGACTTTCATCGCTTTGCCGATTGGTCCAGTGCGGAAAACGAGCGGCTGGGCGTGGAGGTCCGCTTGGGAGCCCACGTTGACACCTCCGACGCCGGCAAGCTGGCCCGCGACTTCGGCGCCGATGCTGTGCTCATCGCAACCGGTGGGCTTCGGCCGACGCCAGGGTTTATCGGAGCCGACTCGCCGCGGGTGTCGGATGTCCGGGCATGGCTGGCCGCCCACCCGGACATTCTCGACGCCGGTACGCCGGGTTCCGCGTGTGTCCCTCCTGAGGCTGTGA
- a CDS encoding Gfo/Idh/MocA family protein → MTSPAPATRTFRVGIAGCGAISRNHLEAFKALDNVQLVGVCDVDADRARATAVAWDIPNAVTSVDELLALDVDIISVCTPHPTHEEVVLKAAAAGVNVLCEKPIATRLESAERMVAACEEAGVQLGVLFQRRFWPASQKIREAIDDGTLGRAVMAQCSVMLHRAPDYYNRDAWRGTWDSDGGGVLMSQAVHQIDLLQWYLGDVAEVYGKVNTYRHGDYIEVEDSATAVITFTSGAMATLEASTAVSPNLGIQLRITGETGASASLTEFPEGSDGRLDLWAVGERIVVEPVHPEGVEPNVDLSAINGQLIPFHKLQVQDFVQSLESGTEPAITGKDALKSLRILLAVYESSRTGQPVRFAPIDPAHQAIPGLRDREKVAG, encoded by the coding sequence ATGACTTCCCCAGCACCGGCAACCCGCACCTTCCGCGTTGGAATCGCGGGTTGCGGCGCCATTTCCCGCAACCACCTGGAAGCTTTCAAGGCCTTGGACAACGTCCAGTTGGTGGGCGTTTGCGACGTGGATGCGGACCGGGCAAGGGCCACAGCTGTTGCCTGGGACATCCCAAACGCGGTCACCAGCGTGGATGAGCTCCTGGCGCTGGATGTGGACATCATCTCCGTCTGCACGCCGCACCCCACGCACGAGGAAGTGGTTCTGAAGGCTGCGGCCGCTGGTGTCAACGTCCTTTGTGAGAAGCCCATTGCCACCAGGCTGGAGTCCGCCGAGCGCATGGTGGCAGCCTGCGAGGAAGCGGGAGTCCAACTGGGTGTCCTGTTCCAGCGCCGTTTCTGGCCCGCTTCGCAGAAAATCCGCGAAGCGATCGACGACGGCACGTTGGGTAGGGCCGTCATGGCGCAGTGCTCGGTAATGCTTCACCGGGCACCGGACTATTACAACCGCGACGCCTGGCGCGGCACCTGGGACAGCGATGGCGGCGGGGTCCTGATGTCCCAGGCTGTCCACCAGATCGACCTCCTCCAGTGGTATCTGGGGGACGTAGCCGAGGTCTATGGCAAGGTCAACACTTACCGCCACGGTGACTACATAGAGGTAGAGGATTCTGCGACGGCGGTGATCACCTTCACCTCCGGTGCCATGGCTACCTTGGAGGCCTCCACCGCTGTATCGCCGAACCTTGGGATCCAGCTCCGTATCACCGGCGAAACAGGCGCCTCGGCTTCCCTGACGGAGTTCCCGGAAGGCAGCGATGGCCGGTTGGACCTGTGGGCGGTGGGCGAGAGGATCGTCGTCGAACCTGTGCACCCGGAGGGCGTGGAGCCGAACGTCGATCTGTCGGCTATCAACGGCCAGCTGATTCCGTTCCACAAACTGCAGGTCCAGGATTTCGTCCAGTCGCTGGAAAGCGGGACGGAACCGGCCATCACGGGCAAGGACGCGTTGAAGTCCCTCCGCATTCTGCTTGCCGTGTACGAGTCCTCACGCACTGGCCAACCCGTCCGCTTCGCGCCCATTGATCCCGCGCACCAGGCGATCCCAGGGCTCCGTGATCGCGAGAAGGTGGCTGGCTAA
- a CDS encoding MFS transporter gives MGHVQQHSPSDVNEPASPVGTEPVDHVKMPKKAALASFLGSTLEYYDFFIYGTAAALIFPKIFFPGGDPVVALLGAMATFGVGYLARPLGGLVMSHYGDKIGRKQALMVTLVIMGLASIGIGFLPTYGQIGYWATALLLVGRLAQGFSAGAESAGASTLTMEHSPEGRRAFFTSFVMTGYASGMVLSTIVFIPLAALPEDQLLSWGWRVPFWLSVVVLAVAYWIRTRLDEPPVFEEIVESSKPKAIPAVAVLKTQWRDVLRVGVVMLFSVMQTTFTVYALAYATGPAVGIDRTLMLTVNAVTIGLSMVTIPISAMISDRIGRKKVLLVGAVGCALTTVGYFWAISEQNIALIFLFGFLNMTVFYSCWNGVWTVFFPEMFPAAVRYSGMAIGSQIGLILAGFAPAIATLLAQPGPNGWMPVAGFTILCLAASAIAIMTARETYNVPLEDLGKPRAARN, from the coding sequence ATGGGACACGTGCAGCAGCACTCGCCCTCGGATGTAAACGAACCGGCATCGCCAGTTGGAACAGAGCCGGTTGACCACGTCAAAATGCCCAAGAAGGCAGCACTCGCTTCCTTCCTGGGCTCCACCCTGGAGTACTACGACTTCTTCATCTACGGCACGGCCGCAGCGCTGATCTTCCCCAAGATCTTCTTCCCGGGAGGCGATCCCGTGGTTGCCTTGCTCGGAGCCATGGCGACGTTCGGTGTCGGCTACTTGGCCAGGCCGCTGGGCGGGCTCGTGATGAGCCATTACGGTGACAAGATCGGACGCAAGCAGGCGCTGATGGTCACGTTGGTGATCATGGGCCTCGCCTCGATCGGCATCGGTTTCCTGCCCACCTACGGGCAGATCGGCTACTGGGCAACAGCGTTGTTGCTGGTAGGCCGCCTCGCCCAGGGCTTCTCCGCAGGTGCCGAATCCGCTGGCGCCTCCACCCTGACCATGGAGCACTCACCGGAAGGCCGCAGGGCTTTCTTCACCAGCTTCGTGATGACCGGTTACGCCTCGGGAATGGTGCTGTCCACCATCGTGTTCATCCCGCTCGCAGCCCTGCCCGAAGACCAGCTCCTCAGCTGGGGTTGGCGGGTGCCGTTCTGGCTCTCGGTTGTGGTGCTGGCTGTGGCCTACTGGATCCGGACCCGTTTGGACGAGCCGCCCGTCTTCGAAGAAATCGTGGAGAGCAGCAAGCCCAAGGCCATCCCCGCCGTCGCAGTCCTCAAGACCCAATGGCGCGACGTACTGCGCGTCGGCGTGGTGATGCTGTTCTCCGTCATGCAAACCACCTTCACCGTGTACGCCCTGGCCTATGCCACTGGACCGGCCGTGGGCATCGACCGCACGCTCATGCTCACTGTGAACGCTGTGACCATCGGCCTCTCGATGGTCACCATCCCGATCTCAGCCATGATCTCCGACCGTATTGGCCGGAAGAAGGTCCTGCTGGTGGGCGCCGTCGGCTGCGCACTGACTACGGTGGGCTACTTCTGGGCCATCAGCGAGCAGAACATCGCATTGATCTTCCTGTTCGGCTTCCTCAACATGACAGTCTTCTACTCCTGCTGGAACGGGGTGTGGACGGTCTTCTTCCCGGAAATGTTCCCCGCCGCTGTTCGCTACTCCGGCATGGCGATCGGCAGCCAGATCGGCCTCATCCTGGCCGGATTCGCACCCGCTATCGCTACGCTGCTGGCCCAGCCCGGGCCGAACGGTTGGATGCCCGTGGCGGGATTCACCATCCTCTGCCTGGCGGCCTCGGCCATCGCCATCATGACGGCCCGCGAGACCTACAACGTTCCGCTTGAGGATCTCGGCAAACCGCGCGCGGCACGCAACTAA